The genomic DNA TCAATCCTGACCGCTTTGCCCACCTGTCGTTCCTCAGTGTCATAATGGACCGTCTTAATAGGCGTGTTGAAGCGGACATCCAATTTGGTAGGGCATTGCCACAGACCACGTGGAACTTGCTGATACCCCCCAATAACTTCGCTGTGCTCACCCTCAAATTCATTGCCAATGTCCTGATCCCAGCCACTTAGACTGAGCTGATTTACGCTGACGGCATTCGCATATTCGAGGTTGGCATGGTGCCAGCTGAGTAGACGCATGTCTCTGGGCTTGAGGTCGACCAATGACTGGTATTGTCGAAGACCTTCATCCATTGTCTGCCCGAGTGTGGGATACTCCGATGCCTTTGCGATGGTGTCAAGATCCAAAGACTGCGCATCCGTTGCCCCCGCTTTCAGCTTCCATCCCATTTGTTGTACCGTCGCTGCAGCTGTGACATCAGGGTTGAAGCCAGCGCTCAACTGATATGCCCTCCCTGCCAACTTCTCCACGCCAGTTGTTGGTTTCTCTTGTTTGGCCGATGCTATGCTTGTAGCATTTCCGGATAGAGAAGAATCTGAATCTTCCAGCTCAGCAATGGTCGGCCCGCCATTGTCAGCTGGGTCACGGCCAAGATTCATCTGGTCTCGATTGCCTTCTACAGTCATAGATGCTGCCGGCTTGTTCCGATATACTGCGGCTCGTTCTAGGACATCGTTGTACAGCTTCTCGACCAATATATCTTGGCCCATTTCTACCACGGTACCATCGTAGTCATATAGTATGGTGTTATCACGTAGACCGTGATATGGTATCGCGAGCTGACCTCGTATGATGGCGTTCAAGGGGTTGCCGTGCTCAAAACCTGTGACAATTTGGGCGCCCATTTCTGCTGTGCATCGATGTCCTGGCGGTAGTGTAGAGTCCTTCTGATTCAGGAACGGGTGTGAGTATACGCGACCGCCGACCCGTGGGCGAGCTTCGAGAATAATAATTCTTGGAGGCCGTTCACCCATATCTGTCAACTGATCTCCGAGCTGTGCAAAGAGACCCTCCAAGTGTCGCGCACATCCCAGACCCGACATACCCGCACCAACCACAATGATTGTGCGTCTGGTTGTGTTTTTGGCCTTTGATTTTGCAATGGTGCCGACAGTGTTGGGCACGTCAACACAGCCAAAATTTATGTAGCCGTTTCTCATGAGCCAAAGATATGCCACCCTCGCCAAGCCAAAGTAACGCTTGTCGCGCGCACACCCTGCAGCCTCTTCGAGAGAGACATATACCAGAGGATTTCGATGCCATAGACGTAGGATCGCGTTCCGGATGTTTAGATAGACGGTTACTTGTGCGAGAGTAACATGTTCGCGCAGCAGCTTATACTCGGCTGGATGTAAAGTGAACGGATTCAACCGGCTGCTTTCCGCTGCTAAGATGCACTGCCGACCAAATTCCGGCCACGAAAGTTCTGCGGGTATGCTGGAGCTTGCTTTCATCTCGACAACCCTTCCTTTGCTAGGAAGCGAATTCGTCCTACGATGCTTTTTCGGCTGCTCGCTTGATTGCTGGAGCTCGGGAGTAGAGGAAGCTTGTGATTCGCGACTCAGGCTTTGTGGCGTTCTTGCAATGAATCCCCCATCTCCCCTCTGGTCTTTCAATGATAGATGTGCTTTCGCTTCCTTTTCACTAGTGATGTTATGTTGAAACAATTCGCTCTGTAAGGATTGGTTGCTCTGAATATTAGTCACGCCATAGACGGCTGAGTTGGGCGTGAATGGATGCTGCAATGGCGAAGGAGTGTAGTTGGCCGCATATCCACCAACGCATGCACCTGGAGTAGAGTCTTCCCCTTCTTGACCAGTACTAGGTTCCGATGTATCGTGAGAGTATCCGTAGTGCACGGACGATGCACTTGATTCCCGGCCGTAGCCCAAGTCACTAATCGCAGGTGTAGGTGCGATGGCGCTCTTCAAATGTATGGTATCATTGGACATTGGCATTATGATATCATCTTGAGTTTGGTCGAAGATGTACGAGGAGTCATCGATTGCGGTGCGAGCGACTGTGGATTCGATGGAGAACATGGTGTTGGAGATCCGATGAAGGAGAACGGGGTGCACCTGACGCGGAAGTGACTACACAGCACAGTTAGTGAAAACTGTCGCCACCGCAATGACGATCCAAGGCCGGCAGCGAGAGAGGTTCGAATGCGCGATCATGAAAGATCTGGTTGAAGTTATAGCGATGGTGCGAGGGCGCGGGTAGGTGATGGATCGCATGTGGTGCCCAGCCTTGTGAAGGTCGAGGCACGAAAAGAAACGCACCATACCCACCTAGGCAAAAACCGTCAAAGCCAACCCGGCCATTCCTAACATCATCCCTCGCCAGCCCATTGCGAAGAGTCTCTTTACGCGCATCCATCGCAACAGTAAGAGCATGTGGATATTCTCATGGTCGAGGGGAGCTTGGCATTAACTCTACGCCGATGTTTCCCATAGACAGCCCCGCTCTGACGGAAGCGAGCAGTACAACAACACGTTGCGACACGAACATCCAGATATCACGACTACCGCTCGAAGGCCAATAACAATCCTTCGGGACGCATAAGACACGTGCAGTCTTCCCCTCACAATATTTTTTCTGTCCCGCGCGGATAGCTTTTGAGTGTTGCGGTGCACCAGGCCTTTCTTTGTCAGATGCGCGTCGCGAGATGACGCCCAAACAGTAAGAGTGAATAAAGCAACCCATCTAGGTCAGGAGAATGGTATTAAGGACTTTGGAGGTACAAGGTATGTAAATATACATCCTTGTACATTTTTTTCCCGGTTAGCTCAAGGCTGATACATACGTATAGAAATTGTTAGGCCACATGGGGTTGAGCGCAAGTCGTGTCCAAGGTCGTTAATTACACGCACCTCGATCGGATCTCACCATCTACTTCGCATACACCCCAGTCGCTATCGTTCGACCCCATAGTAGCACATATGATCGCTTCTTCTTCGTGGAGCAGGGCACGATGACACGCGCAGAGATATGACCCCTTTTCGATGGTTCACGTGCAGACCCACATACCTTGAGTTGGAGTTCTATGTGGTTGATACTGGTTTTATGGCATACTTTGATCGTGTCTCCAGGCCTCGTCTTAGGACGAGAATGCTGGAACACACCTAGTGACACTTTGCCATTACTACGGTATTGTAGCACAGGTGTAGGTCTCGGGCGCTCGAATATGCCTGGCAGTGGAGAGAATCATCTCCAATGCGGTGCGCTATTAGTTCGCATTTCCCAGGTGGTGTGCTACATCAAGATGTTCATGTTTGGTGTAATCCAACCACATGACTGTTGGTTGCCATCCTGGTATTAGATCAATTGAATCATGAACCCAGATCAATGAATATGTTTTCTCAGGCTCTGAAAGATTCTCAATACTATTCTTCAACTCCAGAGAGGAGTCTAAAAGCAGCACATATATTCCATGTGACAAAATCACGTGTCGCGCTAGCATGTCCACATGCAAGTGGGCTGCCGAGGCGGTTATCGCATGCTGCATTCATGCCCACCCGACAACACATCTTTCGATCGCGAACTTTTACCCCACGACGTCGCATAGTAAACGATGCGATGGCCTTGGTCGGGCGACGACCATGAGCAAAACAAAAGCAGCCGTCTATGGGCTACATCGCCGAAGTCGAGCGATTGGCCAAGCACTCTAGTCGAGCCACGGACCCTGATTGCGACCCTCGCACTAACAGTATCAACGGTTGCTGGAGTCCGCCTCTACAAGACCTACCTACGGCGCATCCCGACCGTCAATCATATCAAGCCCAACTACTTTCGTCGCAAAAGTTTGTTTGGCCAAGTCACGAGCGTCGGAGATGCAGACAACTTCAGGCTGTATCACACACCTGGCGGAAGGATAGCTGGATGGGGCTTGCTGCCATGGAAAAGGATACCGACCAAAAGGGAGGACTTGACAAAGCAAACAGTGCGTAGCTTCTATCAACAGCCTTGGACATGTTAAGAATACCGGATGCGACTTCACTTGATCAACCGCTGATCATGTATATAGCTTCACATCCGAATTGCTGGAGTCGATGCCCCCGAACTTGCGCATTGGGGCCGAGAAGCTCAGCCGTTTTCAAAGGAAGCCCATGACTGGCTCATCAACCTGATTCATAACCGTCGAGTACGCGCATACATATACAGACGTGACCAGTACGATCGCGTTGTGGCGCAGGTCTATGTGCGCAGGTGGCTCTTCAGGAAAGATGTTGGTTTAGAGATGCTGAGGGCGGGTCTAGCGACAGTATATGAAGCTAAAACGGGCGCTGAATTTGGTACCGTCGAAGACAAGTATCGCGCTGCAGAACAGAAGGCTCGTGATAGCAAGGTTGGGATGTGGGCTAAGCCAACTCTGAGACAGAGACTAGGCGGCGCTCCTACACAACCACCGGAGAGCCCACGAGAATACAAAAATCGACATAATGCAGCAGAAAAATTGAAAAAGCCTGGATGAAAAAGCCTCAAAGCTGGAATACTCGGCATGCGCAAAGGGACTAGGAGTGAGTCACTGGAACCAAGAGATGACTGTACCCGCCGTATCCATCCTGACCCCAAGCCAGCGGAGTCAGCAGTATTTTGCCGTACGGACCGATGACCCCGCAAAGCGAGTCAAAGTCACAGTTGGGATGACTGTACTACTGAGTCGATGTCGAAGCCTGTGACGAGCTGTTGTGTTTGTTGAGTGCTCTGCTTTCAACAAAGAGCATTAAGGATATTTGAAAGTTAATACAAGTTACACGTGGTCATGTACAAATATGGCTGCCAATCAATACCAAAACACCAAATGCAGTAACCGAATGTTCCGCGCGAGTGCACTAGGTTACAGGGATTAACGCCCCTGTGACTCCATTAAGCAAAGGTCTGCAAGACGATGTCAAAATTTCTTCTCATCCGTGCTGCGTGCCAAAGGGCTGGGGAATCGAAATTTGGCGCCGCGATCGGTGACGTGCTCCCCCACGAAACGCCAAAACGTCGTGAAAACGACAAGTATACGGTATTCGACTGCGCGGAAAGGTGAACGCTGAGTGTGTAGATACAAGTAATCACATTGTAAAAACATCTTGATTAATACATAGTTTTTTCAATCCGTCTGTTCAAACATGATATTCACGGCGTCCTGGATCATCGCCGGCGGTCTTATCTGTGCGTTATCGGAGATGGGTTGATTGGCCCGACGCGGATCACTGGAATTTTTTGGCTACCACATTACATCTTCCCCACAGATTGTTCTTAAACCCAGAGGGAGTCATTCGAGCTCTGCTCTACTGGGGTCGAGCTATAGCCCTTCAATTGCACTTGTCGGCCATCGAGCGACCTTCTTCCCGCGCGTTCGACGCCTTATCCTCCTACTACTTTCTTTGTCGAGCTCGAAGCCCTCAAGCTGCTTGACTGCCTGCAAATGGCTCTCTGCGGACGTCTAGCACGTCGCGTACCTTCCCTCACAGGTCATACTCGTTCCATCGCACCTTCCACATACTCCCGTAGTTTTACAACTCGGAGTGCCCGGCCTCTGACTTCCCTGCGCGCAAGTACAGAGTCACCTGCTGCACTCCGGCAGCTGCGGGCATTCACCAAGGTCGCGTCAACATGGAATAAAACACAAACAGCACCTAATGCCGAGGCATACCTAAAGAGCGGTGTCATTTCTGGCGCACAAGATTTGGTCGATGTCAAGAAAGTTCTAGTCATTGGTAGTGGTGGTCTAAGCATTGGTCAAGCCGGAGAGTTCGACTACTCAGGTACGCAGAGAACACGAATATAGAAGTCATGGCTCCATACTGACCACACAATAGGTTCTCAGGCACTCAAGGCTTTGAAGGAAGCTGGCGTCAAGTCCGTCCTTCTCAACCCTAACATTGCTACCATCCAGACGTCGCACGTGCTCGCCGATGAGATCTACTACCTGCCCGTAACTCCCGAATACGCCGAATATGTCATCCAGAAGGAGAGGCCTGATGGCATCTTCCTCAGTTTTGGTGGCCAAACTGCGCTGAACTTGGGTGTACAGATGGACGCCAAGGGTATCTTCGAGAAGTACAACGTCAAGGTGCTTGGAACAAGCGTTCAGACCCTCAAGACTAGCGAGGACCGTGACCTATTCGCACGTGCTTTGGACGAGATCAACATCCCCATTGCCAAGTCTATTGCCGTTTCCACAGTCGATGAAGCATTGGATGCAGCCGAGAAGGTTGGATACCCCATTATCGTTCGTGCTGCGTATGCGCTCGGTGGTCTTGGCTCAGGTTTCGCGAACAACCCCGAGGAGTTGAAGAACCTGTCGGCTCGTTCGCTCACCCTCTCACCCCAGATCTTGGTCGAGAAGTCGCTCAAGGGCTGGAAAGAGGCCGAGTATGAAGTCGTTCGCGACGCGAGCGACAACTGCATCACTGTCTGCAACATGGAGAACTTTGACCCTCTCGGTGTACATACTGGTGACAGTATCGTTGTATCGCCAAGTCAGACGTTTAGCGACGAGGAGTACCACATGCTCCGATCTGCCTCTATCAAGATTGTCCGACATCTGGGAGTTGTCGGCGAGTGCAACGTACAATATTGCTTGCAGCCTGATGGTCTCGATTACAGGGTCATTGAGGTGAACGCCCGCCTGTCTCGTTCGTCTGCATTGGCGTCTAAAGCGACTGGATACCCACTTGCGTACACTGCGGCAAAGATTGGTCTTGGACACACCCTCCCTGAACTACCAAACGCAGTTACCAAAACCACGACCGCAAACTTCGAGCCCAGTCTGGACTATGTCGTTACCAAGATGCCTCGATGGGATCTTAGCAAGTTCCAAAACGTCAAGCGCGACATTGGCAGCTCTATGAAGTCGGTTGGTGAGGTCATGGCCATTGGTCGCACGTTTGAGGAGTCATTCCAGAAAGCCTGCCGACAAGTCGACCCCAAGTACCTTGGTTTCCAGGGTGAGAAGTACGGCGAGAGCCTCGACGACGAGTTGAAGAACCCTACAGACCGTCGATGGCTTGCTGTTGGCCAGGCTCTGTTCCACGAAGGCTACACCGTTGACAGGGTCCACGAACTCACCAAGATCGACAGGTGGTTCCTGCACAAGCTCCAAAACATCGTCGACTGCACACATGAGCTTGAGGATATTGGCAGCTTGTTTGGTCTGAAGAAGGAGATCATCCTCAAGGCCAAGAAGCTCGGATTCTCTGACAAGCAAATCGCCAAAGCCGTTAACAGCACAGAAGACGAAGTTCGCGCGCGCAGGAAGAGCTTCGGTATCAGGCCATGGGTTAAGAAGATTGATACATTGGCTGCAGAGTTCCCTGCAGACACCAACTACCTCTACGTGAGTATCCTGTGCTCTTTTCCTCTAATTATCTCTTATCTCGGTTGCGACTGAACAGCCACTAACTAAAAACCCTAGACGACTTACAACGCCTCATCGCACGATGTAACATTCGACGACCACGGTGTTCTCGTCCTTGGTAGCGGTGTCTACCGTATTGGAAGCTCCGTCGAGTTCGATTGGTGCGCTGTCAATGCTACCCGCTCCCTCAACGCGCTCGGAAAGAAGACTGTCATGATCAACTACAACCCCGAGACTTACAGTACCGACTTCGACGTTGCAGACAAGCTTTACTTTGAAGAACTGAGCTACGAGCGTGTCATGGACATCTACGAGCTTGAGACCgctagcggtgtcgt from Pyrenophora tritici-repentis strain M4 chromosome 8, whole genome shotgun sequence includes the following:
- a CDS encoding CarB, Carbamoylphosphate synthase large subunit protein — protein: MALCGRLARRVPSLTGHTRSIAPSTYSRSFTTRSARPLTSLRASTESPAALRQLRAFTKVASTWNKTQTAPNAEAYLKSGVISGAQDLVDVKKVLVIGSGGLSIGQAGEFDYSGSQALKALKEAGVKSVLLNPNIATIQTSHVLADEIYYLPVTPEYAEYVIQKERPDGIFLSFGGQTALNLGVQMDAKGIFEKYNVKVLGTSVQTLKTSEDRDLFARALDEINIPIAKSIAVSTVDEALDAAEKVGYPIIVRAAYALGGLGSGFANNPEELKNLSARSLTLSPQILVEKSLKGWKEAEYEVVRDASDNCITVCNMENFDPLGVHTGDSIVVSPSQTFSDEEYHMLRSASIKIVRHLGVVGECNVQYCLQPDGLDYRVIEVNARLSRSSALASKATGYPLAYTAAKIGLGHTLPELPNAVTKTTTANFEPSLDYVVTKMPRWDLSKFQNVKRDIGSSMKSVGEVMAIGRTFEESFQKACRQVDPKYLGFQGEKYGESLDDELKNPTDRRWLAVGQALFHEGYTVDRVHELTKIDRWFLHKLQNIVDCTHELEDIGSLFGLKKEIILKAKKLGFSDKQIAKAVNSTEDEVRARRKSFGIRPWVKKIDTLAAEFPADTNYLYTTYNASSHDVTFDDHGVLVLGSGVYRIGSSVEFDWCAVNATRSLNALGKKTVMINYNPETYSTDFDVADKLYFEELSYERVMDIYELETASGVVVSVGGQLPQNIALKLQESGKAKVLGTDPRDIDKAEDRHKFSSILDSIGVDQPAWKELTSYDEAKKFANSVGYPVLVRPSYVLSGAAMTVIRGEEELKEKLLAASNVSPDHPVVITQFIDGAQEIDCDAVASNGSVLVHAISEHVENAGVHSGDATLVLPPVNLDKRIQERVKEIADKVAKAWNITGPFNMQIIKEEVEGSEPNLKVIECNLRASRSFPFVSKVLGTNFIDVATKALVGRDVPEFTDLMAVERNYLATKVPQFSWTRLAGADPYLGVEMSSTGEMACFGKDLVEAYWASAQSQMNFRLPQPGEGLLFGGDVTPNSLHSNSLIQIAKYVHALGYRFLAANKEVKDLLEKNTEGVSVDVIEFPKEDKRKLREVFEKNDIRGCFNLAKYRANGLLDEDYVMRRNAVDFGVPLFMEPKTAVLFAQCMSEKLPKKEGIPSEVRSWSDFVGGRPL
- a CDS encoding Micrococcal nuclease (thermonuclease) protein; its protein translation is MRWPWSGDDHEQNKSSRLWATSPKSSDWPSTLVEPRTLIATLALTVSTVAGVRLYKTYLRRIPTVNHIKPNYFRRKSLFGQVTSVGDADNFRLYHTPGGRIAGWGLLPWKRIPTKREDLTKQTLHIRIAGVDAPELAHWGREAQPFSKEAHDWLINLIHNRRVRAYIYRRDQYDRVVAQVYVRRWLFRKDVGLEMLRAGLATVYEAKTGAEFGTVEDKYRAAEQKARDSKVGMWAKPTLRQRLGGAPTQPPESPREYKNRHNAAEKLKKPG
- a CDS encoding Monoamine oxidase; this encodes MFSIESTVARTAIDDSSYIFDQTQDDIIMPMSNDTIHLKSAIAPTPAISDLGYGRESSASSVHYGYSHDTSEPSTGQEGEDSTPGACVGGYAANYTPSPLQHPFTPNSAVYGVTNIQSNQSLQSELFQHNITSEKEAKAHLSLKDQRGDGGFIARTPQSLSRESQASSTPELQQSSEQPKKHRRTNSLPSKGRVVEMKASSSIPAELSWPEFGRQCILAAESSRLNPFTLHPAEYKLLREHVTLAQVTVYLNIRNAILRLWHRNPLVYVSLEEAAGCARDKRYFGLARVAYLWLMRNGYINFGCVDVPNTVGTIAKSKAKNTTRRTIIVVGAGMSGLGCARHLEGLFAQLGDQLTDMGERPPRIIILEARPRVGGRVYSHPFLNQKDSTLPPGHRCTAEMGAQIVTGFEHGNPLNAIIRGQLAIPYHGLRDNTILYDYDGTVVEMGQDILVEKLYNDVLERAAVYRNKPAASMTVEGNRDQMNLGRDPADNGGPTIAELEDSDSSLSGNATSIASAKQEKPTTGVEKLAGRAYQLSAGFNPDVTAAATVQQMGWKLKAGATDAQSLDLDTIAKASEYPTLGQTMDEGLRQYQSLVDLKPRDMRLLSWHHANLEYANAVSVNQLSLSGWDQDIGNEFEGEHSEVIGGYQQVPRGLWQCPTKLDVRFNTPIKTVHYDTEERQVGKAVRIECTNGEIYEADQVILTTPLGVLKSGSIKFEPPLPDWKQDVIERMGFGLLNKIILVYEKAFWEPDRDMFGLLNEAEHAASMRPEDYSEKRGRFYLFWNCIKTSGKPVLVALMAGDAAHWAENTSNNELVKEVTDRLDAMFAPNHVPLPTETIVTRWKKDPFARGSYSYVGPKTQTGDYDVMARPHGPLHFAGEATCGTHPATVHGAYLSGLRVAAEVAETVLGPIKVPSPLVEKKVVKMEPSSVISSGEKRRFEPAVGPQRDSKSSRIQRDEDYEAAIIGAILDQIGERPIKPGRAGVNPFLLFTKDFWYICKQECDDAHKAKTGNPEAKAPKQEIRNAVGLRWRTAEQSVKQPYLDQASNARDDASANAADFKERVATWDIEAARIRREYIQANPPEGGNEELILNSRTAIELGAGKRLRRL